Proteins encoded in a region of the Mycolicibacterium duvalii genome:
- a CDS encoding DUF5994 family protein, producing the protein MNGIARSRRASKPVRATLARELGGSIDGAWWPHSALIAAELPDLIGALHRTLGEIVDIRINWSATEGQTDLETIVTGARLMRSNDLSRRPRLMVVKGAGGCAKLLVVPSMTSQALGSIVMRVAAGLPTWNADSDSKLIDTAECVLRLAEAESAKWAAPLVS; encoded by the coding sequence GTGAACGGGATCGCACGGTCGCGCCGTGCATCCAAGCCGGTCCGCGCCACGTTGGCCCGGGAACTGGGCGGCAGCATCGACGGCGCCTGGTGGCCGCACTCGGCGCTGATCGCCGCGGAACTTCCCGATCTGATCGGCGCGCTGCACCGCACGCTGGGGGAGATCGTCGACATCCGGATCAACTGGTCGGCCACCGAAGGCCAGACCGACCTGGAGACGATCGTCACCGGCGCGCGTCTGATGCGCAGCAACGATCTGTCCCGGCGTCCTCGGCTGATGGTGGTCAAGGGTGCCGGCGGCTGCGCGAAACTGCTCGTGGTGCCCAGCATGACCTCCCAGGCCCTCGGGTCGATCGTGATGCGCGTCGCAGCCGGACTGCCCACCTGGAACGCAGACAGCGATTCCAAGCTGATCGACACCGCCGAGTGCGTGCTGCGCCTCGCCGAGGCCGAAAGTGCGAAATGGGCGGCCCCGCTGGTCTCTTGA